CAACGTGGCCGAGATGGCGGACCGCGCGGCCCGCGAACTCATGTTCGACGGCTGCGGAACGATGTTCTGCCTGGCCGGGCTGGGCGCCGGGATCCAGGGCATGATCCAGACGGCGAAGGACGCCGACGCCAACATCGTCATCGACGGCTGTCCGCTGGACTGCGCCAGGAAGATCTTCGACAAGGTGGGCGTCACCAACTACAAGCAGTTCCGTGTGACCGACCTGGGCATCGAGAAGGTGAAGGGCGTGCGGGCCTCCCCGGAGGACGTCGAGCGGGTCATCGCCAAGGCTCGTGAACTGCGTGCAGAGGTCTGAGGGCCGGCCGCGAGGCCGATCGTCCCCTCAAAGCGAGCAAGGAAGGATGCAGATGAGGACGTTGCAGATACTGGGCACGGGCTGCCCCAAGTGCAGGAAGCTGGCCGAGAACGCCGAGGCCGCCGTCAGGGAACTCGGGTTGGATTGCCGGATTGAGAAGGTCACCGCCATCAGCGAGATCATGAAGCTCGGCGTGATGATGACGCCGGCGCTGGCGGTGGACGGGGAGGTCAAGGTCGTCGGCAAGGTGCCCTCCGTCGACGAGATCAGGAAACTGCTGGCGTAGAGCGAGCCCGCATCCGGGGGTTCCTGATGATCGAACAGCTGTTCACTGCGCTGACCCGCGCCGTGCAGGGGCGCCTGCAGTCGCTCTGGCGGCGGCGTTCGCATGGGGGATCCTCAGCATCCTGCTCAGCCCCTGCCATCTGGCGAGCATCCCGCTCATCGTCGGCTTCATCGACGGGCAGGGCCGCATCTCGACCCGGCGCGCGTTCCTCATCTCGACCCTGTTCTCCGGCGGGATCCTTGTGACGATCGCCGCCATCGGCGCCGCCACCGCGGCCGCTCTGATCTTCGGGTTGATCTTCGGCATCGCCCTCGGACCGTGCACGTTTGCCTTCATGGCGCCGATGCTGGGCGTGACGTTCAGCGTGGCGTCGACGCGCCTCCTCTACGGCATCGCCCTGCTGGCGGTCTACGGTGTCGGGCACTGTTCGGTCATCGTGCTGGCGGGGCGTTCACGGAGGTCGTCCAGCACTACCTGAACTGGAACGAGCGTTCCATGGGCGCTACGATCCTGAAGAGGGTCTGCGGCGTTCTCGTGATCCTCGGCGGGCTTTACCTGCTTCACACCGCTTCCTGAGGGTGTTCATGTCTGAAGAACTCAGAATGCAGAACGACGCCTGCGGCTGCGGGCACCCCCGGCTGTCGGCGGCGCTGGTGCTTCTCCTGGCGCTGGCGGCCGGGCTTCCGTCCCTGTGGACGCGGGACCTCTTGGTGAGCGATGAGGTGCGGCTGACCGAGGGCGCCCGGCAGCTTGTGCAGGCGCCCGGCGGGTGGCTGGCGCGCGTCAACGGCCAGGCGGTCGTTACCGAGGCGCCGCTGCCGTACTGGGCGGCTTCGCTGCTGTGGAGGGCCGGCGCAGGGGCCGCCTCCGCCCGGCTGCTTTCTGTGCTCGCGGGAGTGGCCGTGGTCCTGGTCTGCTTCGGGGCGGCGGCCCGCGCCGGCGGAGTCGCCCGGGGCCGTCTGGCCGGCGCCGTGGCGCTCACGACGATGGCGGTCTTCTGGCCGATGCGCCAGGGGGGCGCGCAACTGCTCGGGGCGCTGCTCCTGACCGCCTGCCTTCTGGCCGGTCGCCGGGCGGCGGACAGCAGGGACGGAGGCTCCGCCGGCTGGTGGGCGGCCTGCGGCTCGGCGGCCGCGCTCGGCGTCTTCGCCGTCGGCCTGTCGGTGCTTCTGCTGGCGGCACTTGTGCTGGGGCTGTACGTCCTGGTCGCGCGGAAGCGGCTTCCGTCGCCCGTTTCGCTTCTGGCGGGCCTGGCCGTGCCGGCGGGTGCCGTCATCCTGTGGCATGCGGCCGTGGCGGGCGCGCCTGCGGCGGACGGACTGGCCTGGCGGCTCCTGACGCGCGACCTGGCCGGCCTGCGGGCCTCGCTGCGCGAGGGCGACCTGCACCGCGCCGTTCTGTCGACCGCCGGCGCCTTTCTGCCGTGGATCGTCATCGTGCCCGGGGCGTTCGTGGCCGCCGTGCGGGCGCGACGGAGCGACGACGGCGATCTGCCCCTGTTCGCCGCCGTATGGCTGGCCGCGCTGGCCGTGCCGGCCGTCCTCGGCGGGCGCGAGGGCGCGCCGGACTACGCGGCGGCCGCCGTCCCCGCGCTGGCCATCCTGTGCGCCTGGGTGCTGGCGCCGTGCGGCGACCCCGCGCCGGTGGGCACGGCGCAGCGCCGGCTCGTCCGGTCCGCGCTCGTGCTGTCGGCGGTCTTCATGGGAGGGATCCTTCTGCTCGGCTTCTTCCACCTGGCCGGCGGCACCTACCTGATCCTGGGGCAGCGGTATGTCTGCCCCGTGACGGACCAGCCGTATTCGCCCTATGCCCTGGCGCTCGTCCTGCCGTTCGTGGCCGGGTGTCTGGCTGTGATCGCCGCCATCCTGCGCACGCCCATCGAGCGCCGTGCGCGCCAAGCGTGGCTCATGGTCGCGGCGGTGTTCTTCCTGGGCATTGCCGCCGACCTCTTCCTGACGCCCGTGATGGACGCTTACCGGTCCGCCCGGCCGTTCGCAGAGAAGGTCGCGCAGAGCGTGGGGCCGGACGATCGGCTCTTCCTGTATCGGAAGGACTACGACGGCCTGTACAATCTCCTCACGGGGCGGTCGGAGATTCCGGTGATCGAGACCGAGAGCCGGCTTGTGGAGGCGCTCACGCACCCCGGCACCTTCGTGATTGTTGAGGGCAAACGCCTCAAGCGCATCCGCGGCGGCGAGCGCCTTCGCGAGTCGGCGGTCATCGAAGGTCTGGTGGGGGGGCGGCGAATGCTCTTGCTGGGCAGCGGTTGGCTGATGCAGGGCCTCGCGTCTGTGCCGGCGGGATCAGCGCCGCAACGGGAAGGTCAACGTGAACCGCCGGAACGCTGAACGCAGCCGCCCCGACAGGCTCAGGGTTCTGTTCCCGTGCACGGGGGACTCGTGCCGCAGCCAGATGGCCGAGGGTTGGGCGCGGGCGCTGCGGGGGGGCGTGATCGAGCCCTATTCGGCCGGTCTGGAGCCCCACGTCCTCGACCCGCCGGCCGCGGTGACCCGGCCCGGCTACTCCATGGGGTACTTGAGCCCCCAGTCGGCGCGCAGGGCGTCCAGCGTCTCCAGGATCGACAGCGTCTCGTCCAGCGGCATGACGTCGCTTTCCGTGCGTCCGGCGCGCAGGCAGTCCATGACGTGAGCGGCCTCGCACTCATAGCCGTTCCCCCGGAAGGGCAGCTCCAGGGTCTCCTTGACCTCGTCGACGCGGCCGATGCTGAGGGCCTGTGCGCGCCAGAAGGGGCTGTGGACCCGGATCCACCCCTCCGTGCCGGCCACCAGGGCGTCGTGCATCATGGCCGTGCGGACGGCGCATGCCATCACGGCCAGGGCGCCGCCCGGGTAGCGGAAGACGATGCCGTCCTGTTCGTCCACGCCGGTCTCGCCCAGATGGGAGAGGGACGCGGTGGCGTCCGGCGGCCCGCCATAGACCATGGAGGCCAGGTTGATGGGGTAGGTGCCGACGTCCAGCAGCGCCCCGCCGGCCAGTTCCGGTGCGAGCAGCCGGCTTTCGGGATTCCAGCCGATCCGGAAGCAGAAGTCCGCCTTCACCATGCGCGGCTCGCCGATTACGCCTTCCGCCAGGAGTTCACGGAGCCTCACGAGGGCCGGCAGGAAGCGCATCCAGACGGCCTCCATGACGAACAGGCCCCGGCTGCGCGCGGCCTCGACGACCAGCCGGCCCTGTTCCGCATTGACGGCGAAGGGCTTCTCGCAGAGCACGGCCTTGCCTTCTTCCAGGCAGAGGAGGGAGTTGGCGCAGTGGAACGGGTGCGGGGTGGCGACGTAGATCACGTCCACGTCCGGATCGGCCGCCAGCTCCTCATAGCTTCCGTGGCGATGGGGGACACCCCATTCCTCGCCGAACGCGTCGGCCTTCTCCTGCGTGCGCGACCCGACGGCGACGATCTCCGCGTCCTTCAGAAACCGGAGACCCTGGGCGAACTTGTGCGCAATGCTCCCGGTGGCCAGGATGCCCCAACGTATCTTGTCCATGGCAAGTCTCCCTCCGGCTACAAAGGCCTCCGTCAGAGCGGTTTGCAGAGGCCGATCAGATCGTCCAGCTTTGCCGTGGCGAGCGCCAGCACGGTGTCGCACGCCCCGTAGTAGATGCGCACGGTGCCGTCGTCTTCCAGCAGCGTTGCGCTGGGGAAGATCGTGTAGCTGCGGAAGCCGTCTGTCTCGTAGGGCTCCTCGGGAACCATCAGCGGATCCTGCGAGATGCCGACGATCTTCCAGGGCTCCTCCAGGTCGAGCATCATGATGCCGGCGCAGTAGACCTTGTGCCAGTTCTCATCGCGCCAGGTGGGGTAGACGGTGTCGGGGTCGTAGTGCGTGGCGTGGAAGATGACCAGCCAGCCTTTGTCGGTCCTGATGGGCTGGCCGGACGGGCCGTTCTTCCAGTTGCAGTAGGGCAGGTCGTTGGCGCGCAGCACCAGGTGCGTGTTGCCCCAGTAGCGGGCGTCGGGCGAATCGGAGAACCACATGTCGTAGCGGTCCTCGCCCCGCATGCCGTAGGCGCGGAACGGACGCTCCAGGCGCAGGAACTTCCCGTTCCGCCTCTCCGGGAAGACGATCATGTTGCGGTTGTCGGGCGCCGACATGCTGAGGATTTCGTAGTTCTCGAAGTCGTCCGTCACGGCGATGCAGCCGCGGATACCGTCGCGGCAGTTCTCGGTGAACGTGACGTAGACGCGTCCGTCGCAGACGGTCATCCGCGGATCCTCGGGGTTCGTGATGCCGTCCGGCCGAAACCAGAAGTCCGGGTCGACGTCCCAGCGGATCCCGTCGTCGCTGACGGCGCGGCCGATGCGGCGCGTGGACTTGCCGTAGCGCTCGTTCCAGAAGATGTTGCGGAACAGCATGTTGTAGCGGCCGTTGAACTTCACGACGCCGGCGTTGTAGGCCATGTGACATGGCCAGGGCACGTCCTTTTCGGGGTCCAGCACGATGCCCTGGCGCTTGATGGCCGGGCTTCCCTTCCAAGTGAACTTCGCCATGACGCTCTTCCTCTCTCGGGGAGTCGACGCGACTCAGGAGCCGACCGTCTCCGGCCGGAGCCAGCGGCTGAACCAGCGGTACATGTAGTCCCTTACATCGTCGATCGTCGCATGACCGTCGCCGTGATTCAACGTGCAGAAGCACTCCGGCTTCTGCAGCAGCGCGTAGGCGCGCCGGCCGGCCAGGTAGCAGCGGAAGTTGGCCTCGATGTACGGGTTGTACAGGTCGTTGTACGGCTCCACCACCAGCAGGGCGCGCGGTGCGCAGAGTGCGATCATGTCCGCGTAATCGTAGAGCATGTGCCCGCCGGTGGCCTGGAAATGCCTGATCCACAGGGGGCTGGACAGGAGCGCCGGGTGACCGGACAGCACCCGGTAGACATTCGTCAGATTCGGGCTGATGCCGGTCGAGGGCACGGCGGCGGCGATCCGCTCGTCGAAGGCGGCCAGGAAGACGGTCATGCGCCCGCCGAGGGAGTTGCCCATGACACCGTGGGCACCCGGCCGTATGTACGGCAGGCTGTCCAGCACGTCCAGAAGCCGCTGGTTCTCCCAGAGGCGGCGCCCGTCCAGCGACCACTCGGGGTGCTCGTCTACGAACCGCCGCAGCGCCTCGGTGTAGCGCCGGCCGACCTCGTCTTCGGGCATCGTCTCGCCGTGGGTGATCCGCTCGCCGAACAGGTAGTTGTCGGGCGTCGCGGTCACGAAGCCACGCTGAGCCAGCTCGATGGCGTAGGCGCATTCCGGCCCGTCCACCGTCAGGGGCCCCGTCTTCCCGAGCTTGCCGCCATAGGTGCCGTGACAGACGACGACGGCCCGGCCGGGATGGGCATCGTCGACGCCCTCGGGCAGGACGAGGACGGCCAGCCCCCACTCGTCCGGCATGACGCGGTAGCGGATCTTGACGTGGCGCAGGCCGTAACGCTCGTACTGCTCCAGCACCTCGTGCTCGGGTTCGATCACCAGGTCGGGCGCGGTGCCCATGGAACCCATGACGCGCGTGTGGATGCGGCGTCGAATCTCCGGCCATTCCTCCGGTCGCGTGTCCTGCAGAACAACGTCTCGGAACATGCCGCGTCTCCTTCCTGCCCTCGGGCCGGAGTCCGCCTCGGGGCAGCGCGGCCGTCTCGGCCGCGTGTCCGGGGCGGGGAGAGATGGGGCGGACTCCTGTCCGCGTGCTCAGTTCACGCCCAGCCTGCGCATGATGCACTGATAGAGGGCGGGCAGTGTCTCGGCGTGCAGGCCCTCGAAGTAGAAGCCCACGCCCCCGAAGACCTTCGGTATGCGCGTGGCGATCGACTTCTGGTCGCGCAGGTAGTAGTAGGCCTGCGTCTCGTCGCGCGTCTCGTCGTCGAAAACGAAGGGGCGGATGTCAAAGTCGCCGGTCCAGAGCCCGTCGGGGGCCCGGCCGACGTTGGCGGCCATCGAGACGGCTTTCAGCACCACCTCCGGCCCCATGATGGCGGTGCCGATGTTCAGGATCACGCCGCCGCCTGTGAACCGGCACATCTCCTGGGCAAAGACGAGGAAGTCGTGCCCGCTGGACTGCCCCTTCGCCGCCGGGTTGAAACCGGCGTGCTGGTCGATGATGTCCGTGCCGAGCGAGGCGTGGATACACGCGGGCACGCCCGCGCGGTAGGCGGCGGCGAAGACGCACGAGTCCAGGTAGGGGAAGCCGTCGTAGGGCTTGATGTACTCGCCCGTGTCCTGGTAGCGCTCGAACGTGCGGTCGATGACCTGGCGGCGGAAGTCGGCGTCGCAGTAGAGGCGTCCCATCGCCTCGCCCATGCCGATGCCGAGTTCGGCGCCGATCTCGATCGTGCAGTTCAGGTAGGCGCCGGTCTCGAACGCCATGCCGAAGTCGCCGTTGGGCAGGGCGTCGCGGACCGATTCGCTGGAGGCGCCGGTCAGGGCCAGTTCGAACGAGTGGATCGAGCCGGCCCCGTTCGTGGAGAAGAGGGTCACGATGCCGCGCTCGATCAGGTCGATGACGATGGGGATCTGGCCGTTCTTGATCGGATGGGCGCCGGAGAGGGCGACGACGGGCCGGCCGGCGCGGTGGCACTCGACGATGTAGTCGGCCAGTTCGCGCAGGCCGGCCGACTGGTCGGCCCCCCCGCCGCGCAGCCCGCTGCGGAACCAGGGGGTGGTCGGCGGCCGGAACTCCGCCCTGCGCAGCGCGGCGACATCGACGTAGTCGTCCAACTCCACCTTGTTCGGCCGCACCTTCAGGGGGTAGGTGCGCATGTGCGAGGGGTCGAACACGCCATAGGATCCCCGGTAGGATCGGTCGTCATTCGGCACGGATCAGCTCCTTCAGCAGGGGGCTGGTGTAGTCGGGCAGGATGTAGTGTGTGCCCAGGTCGGCGTGCAGGCGCCGCTGGCGCTGCGCGTCGACGGGCAGGCGGCTGATGGTCACGCATCCCATGTCGACGCCGGCCTTGATCTCCGTGCGGCCGTCGCCCAGCACGAGCACGCGGGCGGGGTCCACGCCCTCCCGCCGGCAGAGTTCGCGCATGACCTCGTCCTTGGGCATCTTGCGGTCCCAACTGGAGCCCTGCAGGCTCTCGACCGTCTTGCCGGGGCCGATCTCGAACCCGAGGGCGCACACCTCCTCGTACATGCCGCCGTCCTCGTAGATCACGGCGCCCGTGACGAAGTAGTTCAGGCAGCCGGCGGCGTGCAGGTGGTCCATGAACTCCATCGAGCCGGGCACGAGCCAGGGCCGGGGGTCCTTGCGGGCGGCCGCGGTGTTGCGGTCGCGGCAGGCGCCGTTCAGCACGGCCTCGTAGAGCTTGAAGAGCCGCGGCGTGCGTTCGGCGATGAAC
The Candidatus Brocadiaceae bacterium genome window above contains:
- a CDS encoding glycosidase; the encoded protein is MAKFTWKGSPAIKRQGIVLDPEKDVPWPCHMAYNAGVVKFNGRYNMLFRNIFWNERYGKSTRRIGRAVSDDGIRWDVDPDFWFRPDGITNPEDPRMTVCDGRVYVTFTENCRDGIRGCIAVTDDFENYEILSMSAPDNRNMIVFPERRNGKFLRLERPFRAYGMRGEDRYDMWFSDSPDARYWGNTHLVLRANDLPYCNWKNGPSGQPIRTDKGWLVIFHATHYDPDTVYPTWRDENWHKVYCAGIMMLDLEEPWKIVGISQDPLMVPEEPYETDGFRSYTIFPSATLLEDDGTVRIYYGACDTVLALATAKLDDLIGLCKPL
- a CDS encoding thioredoxin family protein codes for the protein MRTLQILGTGCPKCRKLAENAEAAVRELGLDCRIEKVTAISEIMKLGVMMTPALAVDGEVKVVGKVPSVDEIRKLLA
- a CDS encoding Gfo/Idh/MocA family oxidoreductase, with protein sequence MDKIRWGILATGSIAHKFAQGLRFLKDAEIVAVGSRTQEKADAFGEEWGVPHRHGSYEELAADPDVDVIYVATPHPFHCANSLLCLEEGKAVLCEKPFAVNAEQGRLVVEAARSRGLFVMEAVWMRFLPALVRLRELLAEGVIGEPRMVKADFCFRIGWNPESRLLAPELAGGALLDVGTYPINLASMVYGGPPDATASLSHLGETGVDEQDGIVFRYPGGALAVMACAVRTAMMHDALVAGTEGWIRVHSPFWRAQALSIGRVDEVKETLELPFRGNGYECEAAHVMDCLRAGRTESDVMPLDETLSILETLDALRADWGLKYPME
- a CDS encoding zinc-binding protein, yielding MSNCCDGADKAASGSDCCCGDAGKNVLFYACSGGANVAEMADRAARELMFDGCGTMFCLAGLGAGIQGMIQTAKDADANIVIDGCPLDCARKIFDKVGVTNYKQFRVTDLGIEKVKGVRASPEDVERVIAKARELRAEV